From a region of the Nitrospirota bacterium genome:
- the treZ gene encoding malto-oligosyltrehalose trehalohydrolase, protein MREYLGANHLGGGDFSFLLWALRRENVSLKVLGPSARTIPMERLKRGYFQARLEGLGAGARYVFVLDGEVERPDPASFFQPGGVHGPSETYAQDAFAWTDRDWKGMPLEDYLIYELHVGTFAPQGTFDGVIERIPYLKDLGVTALELMPVAQFPGPRNWGYDGAYPFAVQDSYGGPDGLKRLVDACHREGLAVVMDVVYNHMGPEGNYLRDFGPYFTDHYRTPWGDAVNFDGPYSDPVRRFFIESALNWLENYHMDALRIDAVHGIYDFGAKHFLAQLRETVEARGLDRHVHLMAESDLNDVRVIDGPERGGYGIHAQWNDDFHHALHALLTGEDRGYYIDFGRPEHLEKALREGFVYSGQYSEFRKRRHGNSSAHIHPRRFVVFSQNHDQVGNRMRGDRLAEHLTLEQLKLVAALVVLSPSVPLLFMGEEYGEDAPFQYFISHADPSLIHAVREGRRREFASFQWSGEVPDPQDEATFERSRVNPEKRNAGRHKELYEFYRGAIALRKSLDALESPGREDIAVSCSPGLLFLAIRHRGEHLISVANLGDRPVETALPSGGLWERGEGRWEMLVDSASPGGGLRRAGPVSARLDGPLAVAPYGFLLYRRPL, encoded by the coding sequence ATGCGCGAGTATCTGGGAGCAAACCATCTGGGCGGGGGAGATTTCAGCTTTCTCCTCTGGGCCCTCCGGAGGGAGAACGTCAGCCTGAAGGTCCTTGGACCTTCGGCCCGCACAATCCCCATGGAGCGCCTGAAGCGGGGATATTTCCAAGCACGTCTCGAGGGGCTCGGAGCCGGGGCCCGGTACGTCTTCGTGCTGGACGGAGAGGTCGAGCGGCCCGACCCGGCGTCGTTCTTCCAGCCCGGGGGCGTGCACGGCCCCTCGGAGACTTACGCCCAGGACGCCTTTGCCTGGACCGACCGCGACTGGAAGGGCATGCCCCTCGAGGACTATCTCATCTACGAACTCCACGTGGGGACCTTCGCCCCCCAAGGCACCTTCGACGGGGTCATCGAGCGCATCCCCTATCTCAAGGACCTCGGCGTGACCGCCCTGGAGCTCATGCCGGTGGCCCAGTTTCCGGGCCCCCGGAACTGGGGCTACGACGGGGCCTATCCCTTCGCCGTGCAGGACTCCTACGGGGGGCCCGACGGCCTCAAGAGGCTCGTGGACGCCTGCCACCGGGAGGGGCTGGCCGTCGTCATGGACGTGGTCTACAACCACATGGGGCCGGAGGGCAACTACCTCAGGGACTTCGGCCCCTACTTCACCGACCACTACAGAACGCCCTGGGGCGACGCCGTGAATTTCGACGGCCCGTACAGCGACCCCGTGCGGCGCTTCTTCATCGAAAGCGCCCTCAACTGGCTCGAGAACTACCATATGGACGCCCTCCGGATAGACGCCGTGCACGGCATCTACGACTTCGGCGCCAAACACTTCCTGGCCCAGCTCCGGGAAACCGTGGAGGCGCGTGGCCTGGACAGGCACGTGCATCTCATGGCCGAAAGCGACCTCAACGACGTCCGGGTCATCGACGGGCCGGAGCGCGGGGGCTACGGCATCCACGCGCAGTGGAACGACGATTTCCACCACGCCCTGCACGCCCTGCTCACCGGAGAGGACAGGGGATACTACATTGACTTCGGCCGCCCGGAGCACCTGGAGAAGGCGCTGCGCGAGGGGTTCGTCTATTCGGGGCAGTACTCGGAATTCAGGAAGCGCCGCCACGGCAACTCCTCGGCCCACATCCATCCGCGCAGATTCGTCGTCTTCTCCCAGAACCACGACCAGGTCGGAAACCGCATGCGCGGGGACCGCCTGGCCGAGCATTTGACTCTGGAGCAGCTGAAGCTCGTGGCCGCCCTGGTCGTCCTCTCGCCGTCCGTACCGCTTCTTTTCATGGGCGAGGAGTACGGGGAGGATGCGCCCTTTCAGTATTTCATCAGCCATGCGGACCCGTCCCTTATCCACGCCGTGCGCGAGGGGAGGAGGCGGGAGTTCGCCTCCTTCCAGTGGTCGGGCGAGGTGCCCGACCCCCAGGACGAGGCCACCTTCGAGCGCTCCCGGGTAAACCCGGAGAAAAGAAACGCGGGGAGGCACAAGGAGCTCTACGAATTCTACCGGGGAGCCATAGCCCTGAGGAAAAGCCTCGATGCCCTCGAAAGCCCCGGCAGGGAGGATATCGCCGTAAGCTGCAGCCCCGGGCTTCTCTTCCTCGCCATCAGACACCGGGGCGAGCACCTCATCTCCGTGGCCAACCTCGGCGACAGGCCTGTTGAGACCGCGCTGCCCTCGGGCGGGCTTTGGGAGCGCGGCGAAGGCCGGTGGGAGATGCTGGTGGATTCCGCCTCACCCGGCGGCGGATTGCGGCGCGCCGGGCCTGTCTCGGCCCGCTTGGACGGACCCCTCGCGGTGGCTCCGTACGGCTTTCTTCTGTACCGGCGGCCCCTGTGA
- the treY gene encoding malto-oligosyltrehalose synthase, which yields MKSIGDAREKHIQEAFRRVTARLPARVPVSTYRMQFNAGFTFEQARGVLPYLSKLGITDIYSSPYFTAQKGSLHGYDVTDPTTLNPELGGEEAFAEFIRALEEHGMGLIMDIVPNHMSIGASQNAWWNDVLENGQSSPYAGFFDIDWKPVPEKLEDKVILPILGDQYGSVLENQELRLTFEDGAFFVTYYDNTLPVDPCTYDRILTHRMEEFQEKQGEDDPHVIELLSIITALRHLPRPTETDPERVAERLREKEIIKRRLQTLDEESPAFRTFLAENIEKFNGTRHVSESFDLLDELLSAQVYRLSFWQVATEEINYRRFFDINDLAAIRTEDPEVFLVTHRMVLRHVREGKVTGLRVDHPDGLSSPRAYFRRLQEECFAALCAREEGAGREDPAGEARVRELYASEREVDAVLEQPFYVVGEKILMESESLPYDWPIFGTTGYVFMNSVGGIFVEGANADLLTATYELFTGRRRDFAELLREKKKLIMESSMASEINVLGHWLSRLAEQDRRFRDFTRNSLTHAIVEVIANFPVYRTYIDEAGVSDQDLKYIEQAIGKARRRRKDLSPQVFAFLHDVLILRDVRMDEQTRRRWLEFTMKFQQITGPVMAKGLEDTVFYDYNRLVSLNEVGGNPDRFGTTLEAFHGRNTEMCKRWPTTMVTTSTHDSKRSEDVRARIHVISEFPEEWRALTLQWAEMNQEFKATVEGGLLAPDRNDEYLLYQSLVGAWPMLPMDEEGKKDFTERIKGYMLKAVREGKENTSWINPDPEYEEAVTNFVEAVLGSERFLGSFLRWQRKISTFGIYTSLAQVLLKVASPGVPDFYQGSELWNLTLVDPDNRRPVDYGKAEAMLAELLGRESERQGAGLVRELLSAKEDGRVKLYLTYKALNYRRARRQLFEGGQYIPLRAAGEQEGRVVAFERRLDGSSCIAAVPRFLGGLVGEDQEPLGEVWKDTHIVLEDTGAPARFLNVLTGETVRVVRHRGSRALSVRDAFAHFPAALLEKAF from the coding sequence ATGAAAAGCATCGGAGACGCCAGGGAGAAGCACATTCAGGAGGCCTTCCGGCGCGTGACGGCGCGCCTTCCCGCACGGGTGCCCGTTTCCACGTATCGGATGCAGTTCAACGCCGGCTTCACCTTCGAGCAGGCCAGGGGTGTCCTGCCCTACCTGAGCAAGCTGGGCATTACCGACATCTATTCCTCCCCGTACTTCACGGCGCAGAAAGGAAGCCTCCACGGCTATGACGTCACGGACCCCACCACCCTGAACCCCGAACTCGGGGGAGAGGAGGCGTTCGCAGAGTTCATCCGGGCTCTTGAGGAGCACGGGATGGGTCTCATCATGGACATCGTTCCCAACCACATGAGCATCGGTGCCAGCCAGAACGCGTGGTGGAACGACGTCCTGGAGAACGGACAGAGCTCCCCGTATGCCGGCTTCTTCGACATAGACTGGAAGCCGGTCCCGGAAAAGCTCGAGGACAAGGTCATCCTGCCTATTCTCGGCGACCAGTACGGCAGCGTCCTGGAGAACCAGGAGCTTCGGCTGACGTTCGAGGACGGCGCCTTCTTCGTCACTTACTACGACAACACGCTGCCCGTGGACCCCTGCACCTATGACCGCATTCTCACGCACCGCATGGAGGAGTTTCAGGAGAAACAGGGAGAGGACGACCCCCACGTCATCGAGCTCCTGAGCATCATTACGGCCCTCCGGCACCTCCCCCGGCCCACCGAGACCGACCCGGAAAGGGTCGCCGAGAGGCTCAGGGAGAAGGAGATAATCAAACGGCGCCTGCAAACCCTCGACGAAGAAAGCCCCGCGTTCCGGACGTTCCTGGCCGAAAACATCGAGAAGTTCAACGGGACCCGGCACGTCTCGGAGAGCTTCGACCTGCTCGATGAGCTCCTCTCCGCCCAGGTCTACCGCCTGTCGTTCTGGCAGGTGGCCACCGAGGAGATCAACTACCGGAGGTTTTTCGACATAAACGACCTTGCCGCCATCAGGACCGAGGACCCGGAGGTCTTCCTCGTCACGCACCGGATGGTCCTCAGGCACGTGCGGGAAGGAAAGGTCACCGGGCTCAGGGTAGACCATCCCGACGGCCTCAGCAGCCCCAGGGCCTATTTCAGGCGTCTCCAGGAGGAGTGCTTTGCCGCCCTCTGCGCCCGGGAGGAGGGCGCAGGAAGGGAAGACCCCGCCGGCGAAGCGAGAGTCAGAGAGCTCTACGCCTCCGAAAGGGAGGTCGACGCGGTCCTCGAGCAGCCCTTCTATGTCGTCGGGGAAAAAATCCTCATGGAAAGCGAGAGTCTCCCCTACGACTGGCCGATCTTCGGGACCACCGGGTATGTCTTTATGAACTCGGTGGGCGGCATCTTCGTCGAGGGCGCCAACGCCGACCTCCTCACGGCCACCTATGAGCTTTTCACCGGCAGAAGACGGGACTTTGCGGAGCTTCTGCGGGAAAAGAAGAAGCTCATCATGGAAAGCTCCATGGCCAGTGAGATAAACGTGCTGGGGCACTGGCTGAGCCGGCTCGCCGAGCAGGACCGCCGTTTCAGGGATTTCACCCGGAACAGCCTCACCCATGCCATCGTGGAGGTCATCGCCAACTTCCCGGTCTACAGGACCTACATCGACGAGGCGGGAGTGAGCGACCAGGACCTGAAGTACATAGAGCAGGCCATCGGCAAGGCGCGCAGAAGGCGGAAGGACCTGAGCCCGCAGGTCTTTGCCTTTCTCCACGACGTGCTCATCCTCCGCGACGTACGCATGGACGAGCAGACCCGCAGACGGTGGCTTGAGTTCACCATGAAGTTTCAGCAGATAACCGGCCCCGTGATGGCAAAGGGCCTGGAGGACACGGTATTCTACGATTACAACCGCCTGGTCTCCCTGAACGAGGTCGGTGGAAACCCCGACCGTTTCGGGACGACGCTGGAGGCCTTCCACGGCCGCAACACCGAGATGTGCAAGCGCTGGCCCACCACGATGGTGACCACCTCCACCCACGACTCCAAGCGGAGCGAAGACGTCCGCGCCCGCATCCATGTGATCTCGGAATTCCCGGAGGAGTGGAGAGCCCTTACCCTGCAATGGGCCGAGATGAACCAGGAGTTCAAGGCCACCGTGGAGGGCGGCCTGCTGGCCCCGGACAGAAACGACGAGTACCTGCTCTACCAGAGCCTGGTGGGCGCCTGGCCCATGCTCCCCATGGACGAGGAGGGAAAGAAGGACTTCACCGAACGCATCAAGGGCTACATGCTCAAGGCCGTCCGCGAGGGCAAGGAGAACACCAGCTGGATAAACCCGGACCCCGAGTACGAAGAGGCGGTCACGAACTTCGTCGAGGCGGTCCTGGGCTCCGAACGCTTCCTCGGGAGCTTCCTCCGGTGGCAGAGGAAAATCTCCACGTTCGGCATCTACACCTCCCTCGCACAGGTGCTCCTGAAGGTCGCCTCCCCGGGCGTACCCGACTTCTACCAGGGCAGCGAGCTCTGGAACCTCACCCTCGTGGACCCCGACAATCGCAGGCCCGTGGATTACGGCAAGGCCGAGGCCATGCTGGCGGAGCTCCTCGGGCGGGAGAGCGAGCGGCAAGGCGCGGGCCTGGTGCGGGAGCTCCTTTCGGCCAAGGAAGACGGGAGGGTGAAGCTCTACCTCACGTATAAGGCGCTCAATTACCGGAGGGCGCGCAGGCAGCTCTTTGAGGGCGGCCAGTACATTCCGCTGCGGGCGGCCGGAGAACAGGAGGGCAGGGTGGTGGCCTTCGAGCGCCGGCTCGACGGCTCCTCGTGCATCGCCGCCGTTCCGCGTTTCCTCGGAGGCCTCGTCGGGGAGGACCAGGAGCCCCTCGGAGAGGTCTGGAAGGATACGCATATCGTCCTTGAGGACACGGGCGCGCCCGCGCGCTTTCTGAACGTCCTGACGGGGGAGACCGTGCGGGTGGTGCGCCACCGGGGAAGCCGCGCCCTCTCCGTGCGGGACGCCTTCGCCCATTTTCCCGCGGCCCTTCTCGAGAAGGCATTCTGA
- a CDS encoding DUF3536 domain-containing protein: MEHFLCIHGHFYQPPRENPWLEAIEIQDGAYPYHDWNERITAECYAPNAAARILDEKRRITDIVSNYARMSFNVGPTLLSWMEHFSPSTYEAVLKADAMSHTLRSGHGAAIAQAYGHIILPLANSRDKRTQCIWGLRDFEHRFQRRPEGMWLPETAVDLETLELLASLGIAFTILSPHQAKRVRGPGASPWRDVAGGRIDPSRPYLCRLPSGKSITLFFYDGPVSRAVAFEGLLRSGEDFAHRLLSGFSERRRRAQLMHIATDGESYGHHHRFGEMALAYALDYIEKKKLARITNYGEFLELEPPRDEVEVIENTSWSCAHGVERWRSDCGCTTGSTRGWTQRWRAPLREALDWLRDEVIPGFEDRAAGFFVDPWGARDQYIDVIYDRTEESVERFLAANAVRSLREDENVTAIKLMELGRHAMLMFTSCGWFFDELSRVETVQVMNYAGRVIQLAEELFGTGGVEGEFLDRLARAKSNIPQQGNGADIYRRQVKPRAVDLKKVVAHYAISSLFEDYPEDASIFCYDIKQTSYRRLQAGTVEFVTGRCTARSHVTWESDVLHFNLLHLGTHDFNCGVSPEGGSPEPRVVEEELTGAFESGSFSDLVLLMDKHYGPRRYGLEDLFKEEQRKILNTLISGTLEEFEASYRQMYENNRPLMYFLEDTEIPIPRAFLTAAEFILNLDLKRMLQEEAEASGIQEILSELERWKLTLDTVDLEFAMRRTLEREMQSLRERPLDLPLLTNIVRLVDITRELPFQINFWLMENIFYELATAVYPDVLARGGGQQWQKLFRQLGELLNFNLGAVLPKSAR; encoded by the coding sequence ATGGAACACTTCCTCTGCATACACGGCCATTTCTATCAACCGCCGCGGGAGAACCCGTGGCTGGAGGCCATCGAGATACAGGACGGCGCTTACCCATACCACGACTGGAACGAGCGCATCACCGCCGAGTGCTACGCCCCCAACGCCGCCGCCCGGATACTGGACGAGAAGCGCCGGATTACGGACATCGTCAGCAACTACGCCCGGATGAGCTTCAACGTGGGCCCCACCCTCCTGTCCTGGATGGAGCATTTCTCCCCCTCGACCTATGAAGCGGTCCTCAAGGCCGACGCGATGAGCCACACCCTCCGCTCCGGCCACGGTGCGGCCATTGCCCAGGCCTATGGACATATCATCCTGCCCCTGGCAAACTCCCGGGACAAGCGTACCCAGTGCATCTGGGGCCTCAGGGACTTCGAGCACCGTTTCCAGAGAAGACCCGAGGGCATGTGGCTTCCGGAAACCGCCGTGGACCTGGAGACCCTGGAGCTCCTGGCCTCCCTGGGCATCGCCTTCACGATTCTCTCGCCCCATCAGGCAAAACGGGTGCGCGGCCCCGGAGCAAGCCCCTGGCGGGACGTCGCCGGAGGCAGGATAGACCCCTCCCGGCCCTACCTGTGCCGGCTGCCCTCGGGGAAAAGCATCACCCTTTTCTTCTACGACGGTCCGGTCTCCCGGGCGGTGGCCTTCGAGGGCCTCCTCAGAAGCGGGGAGGACTTCGCCCATCGGCTCCTGAGCGGTTTTTCGGAAAGGCGCCGGAGGGCCCAGCTCATGCACATAGCCACCGACGGGGAGTCCTACGGCCACCACCACCGCTTCGGCGAGATGGCCCTGGCCTACGCCCTCGACTACATCGAGAAGAAGAAACTCGCCCGCATTACCAATTACGGCGAGTTCCTGGAGCTCGAGCCGCCGCGGGACGAGGTGGAGGTCATCGAGAACACCTCCTGGAGCTGCGCTCACGGGGTCGAGCGGTGGCGGTCGGACTGCGGGTGCACCACGGGCTCCACCCGGGGCTGGACGCAGCGCTGGCGCGCCCCCCTCAGGGAGGCCCTGGATTGGCTGAGGGACGAGGTTATCCCGGGCTTCGAGGACAGGGCCGCCGGGTTCTTCGTCGACCCCTGGGGCGCGCGGGACCAGTACATCGACGTCATTTACGACCGGACGGAGGAGTCCGTGGAGCGCTTCCTGGCCGCCAACGCCGTCCGCTCCCTCCGGGAGGACGAAAATGTCACGGCCATCAAGCTCATGGAGCTTGGGCGTCACGCCATGCTCATGTTTACGAGTTGCGGGTGGTTCTTCGACGAACTGAGCCGCGTGGAGACCGTCCAGGTCATGAACTACGCCGGCCGCGTCATCCAGCTGGCCGAGGAGCTTTTCGGGACGGGCGGGGTCGAGGGGGAGTTCCTCGACAGGCTCGCCCGCGCAAAGAGCAACATCCCGCAGCAGGGCAACGGGGCGGACATCTATCGCAGGCAGGTAAAGCCCCGGGCCGTGGACCTCAAGAAAGTCGTCGCCCATTACGCCATAAGCTCCCTGTTCGAGGACTATCCGGAGGACGCCTCCATTTTCTGTTACGACATCAAGCAGACCTCCTACCGCCGGCTTCAGGCCGGCACCGTCGAGTTCGTCACCGGCCGCTGCACCGCCCGCTCCCACGTGACATGGGAATCCGACGTCCTGCATTTCAACCTGCTTCATCTGGGAACGCACGACTTCAACTGCGGCGTCAGCCCGGAGGGCGGCTCGCCGGAGCCCCGCGTGGTGGAGGAGGAATTGACCGGGGCCTTCGAAAGCGGCTCCTTCTCCGACTTGGTCCTTCTCATGGACAAACACTACGGGCCCCGCCGCTACGGGCTCGAAGACCTCTTCAAGGAGGAGCAGAGAAAGATATTGAACACCCTGATAAGCGGCACCCTCGAGGAGTTCGAGGCCTCCTACCGCCAGATGTACGAGAACAACCGCCCTCTCATGTACTTCCTCGAAGACACCGAGATTCCCATTCCCCGGGCCTTCCTGACCGCCGCGGAGTTCATCCTGAACCTCGACCTCAAGAGGATGCTCCAGGAGGAGGCAGAGGCCTCGGGGATACAGGAAATCCTCTCCGAGCTGGAGCGCTGGAAGCTCACGCTGGACACCGTCGACCTGGAGTTCGCCATGAGGCGCACCCTGGAGCGCGAGATGCAGAGCCTCCGTGAGCGCCCCCTGGACCTGCCGCTGCTGACCAACATCGTGCGTCTGGTGGACATAACCCGTGAGCTCCCCTTCCAGATAAACTTCTGGCTCATGGAGAACATTTTCTATGAACTGGCCACCGCCGTTTACCCCGACGTGCTCGCCCGCGGGGGCGGCCAGCAGTGGCAGAAGCTCTTCCGTCAACTGGGAGAGCTCCTGAACTTCAATCTCGGGGCGGTGCTGCCCAAGAGCGCGCGATAG
- a CDS encoding chloride channel protein produces the protein MDNQEERRSGGRFLEESILFISVVKWFVLASITGAGVGLSTSVFLLALGYASDAAGRFHYFFLFLPLGMMLSALVIKDLAPEAEGHGTEKIIEAIHTRAARIEPLVAPIKFVATIFTIALGGAAGKEGPCAQIGGGIASSFSTLLRFDARDRRKLVICGISAGFASVFGTPIAGAIFGVEVLFVGSILYDVLFPSFVAGILSYEVSTSLGITYFERAIPAVPAFSGLYFVEVCIAGIVFGFCSFLLIEVLKRFEKLSSGLPWGMPVRALIGGGALALASLVLGTRYLGLGLDTIEDALAGAHVPAAAFFFKIVFTSVTLSFGGSGGIVTPIFFVGATAGSLYAMLTGLDPQLFSAIGMVSLLAGAANTPISASIMAAEFFGPQVTPYAALACVISYLITGHRSVYPSQVLAVTKSPTLVIESGKTMEEIKGAVFNPRSRSVTGKIIALINWVERSLKKREK, from the coding sequence ATGGATAACCAGGAAGAAAGAAGGTCAGGCGGCCGGTTCCTGGAAGAGTCCATCCTTTTCATCAGCGTCGTCAAGTGGTTCGTCCTGGCCTCCATCACGGGGGCTGGCGTCGGCCTCTCGACGAGCGTGTTCCTCTTGGCGCTGGGTTACGCCTCGGACGCCGCGGGCCGCTTCCACTATTTTTTCCTCTTCCTCCCCCTGGGGATGATGTTGAGCGCCCTCGTGATCAAGGACCTCGCTCCGGAGGCCGAGGGCCACGGCACCGAGAAGATAATCGAGGCCATCCACACACGGGCCGCCAGGATAGAGCCGCTGGTCGCTCCGATAAAGTTCGTCGCCACCATCTTCACCATAGCCCTCGGCGGGGCGGCCGGCAAGGAAGGGCCCTGCGCCCAGATCGGCGGGGGCATCGCTTCCAGTTTCTCCACCCTGCTGCGCTTCGACGCCCGGGACCGGCGCAAGCTGGTCATCTGCGGCATCAGCGCGGGGTTTGCCTCGGTCTTCGGTACGCCCATAGCCGGGGCCATCTTCGGCGTGGAGGTGCTCTTCGTCGGAAGCATCCTTTACGACGTGCTGTTTCCGTCCTTCGTGGCGGGAATCCTGAGCTACGAGGTCTCCACGTCCCTGGGCATCACGTATTTCGAGCGGGCCATCCCCGCCGTGCCGGCCTTCAGCGGGCTTTACTTCGTCGAGGTCTGCATCGCGGGCATCGTCTTTGGCTTCTGCTCCTTTCTGCTCATCGAGGTGCTCAAGAGGTTCGAGAAGCTCAGCAGCGGGCTTCCGTGGGGGATGCCGGTGCGGGCCCTCATAGGCGGAGGGGCGCTGGCCCTGGCAAGCCTCGTCCTGGGGACGCGGTACCTCGGCCTGGGCCTGGACACCATCGAGGACGCCCTGGCGGGGGCGCACGTTCCCGCGGCGGCCTTCTTCTTCAAGATCGTCTTCACGTCGGTCACGCTGAGCTTCGGCGGAAGCGGGGGCATCGTCACGCCCATATTTTTTGTCGGGGCCACCGCAGGCAGCCTGTACGCCATGCTCACCGGCCTGGACCCCCAGCTTTTCTCGGCCATCGGCATGGTGAGCCTTCTGGCCGGAGCGGCCAATACGCCCATATCGGCGAGCATCATGGCGGCCGAGTTTTTCGGCCCCCAGGTCACCCCGTACGCCGCCCTGGCCTGCGTCATCAGCTATCTCATAACCGGCCATCGCAGCGTCTATCCGAGCCAGGTCCTGGCCGTCACCAAGTCGCCCACGCTGGTCATAGAAAGCGGCAAGACCATGGAAGAGATAAAGGGCGCGGTGTTCAACCCCCGCAGCAGGAGCGTGACCGGGAAGATCATCGCACTGATAAACTGGGTGGAAAGGTCCTTGAAAAAGAGGGAAAAGTAG
- a CDS encoding chloride channel protein: MRRILKDRHTTLIVMSVFVGALAGAANIVFRSSMLFIFDNVFVAGGHLLGVHDGGFRRLLLPLLPMAGVLLLIPLAYKFPGDIYGYTFHRFLETVNLKGSILKARAIVLKTVGAALTIGTGGSAGVEGPIATVGGTIGSVMGQFFKVSGNRLKLLVAAGSAGAIAATFNAPIAGVMFAMEIVLLGNYELTSFAAIVISSGIATVVSRAYYGANPAFAVPKYNLVSAYEIPLYMVLGLVVGVLAVLYIRVFYKVKDAFRNSRIPPLVRPVVGAFIVGSIGVLFPQVLSDGYSFIEQTLAGNVAAATIIVLVFLKILATSVTLGSGGTGGVFAPALFIGAMAGGGFGYVVHWLFPQVTASSGAYATVGLGAFLAAATHAPLTGIFLLFEMTGNYQIIVPVMMSAIIGTLLARRIDEDSIDTVELTRRGINIHAGQEVAIMGRIKVKDVMNRDVVRIREDKSLSALVNVMVQRERFYIPVVDTGDKMVGILSIQDVRPVLFEEKVKGIVKAGELATEDVITLRPEDDLNTAMENFAVKDIEEIPVVSGDDSRKVIGMLRRMDVIAAYKKEVLKREREKF, from the coding sequence ATGCGGCGTATTCTGAAAGATAGGCATACGACGCTCATCGTCATGTCCGTCTTCGTGGGGGCATTGGCGGGGGCCGCGAACATCGTCTTTCGCTCCAGCATGCTGTTCATCTTCGACAACGTCTTCGTTGCCGGCGGCCACCTGCTGGGAGTGCACGACGGGGGCTTCAGACGACTTCTTCTTCCGCTTCTTCCCATGGCCGGCGTCCTGCTGCTCATCCCGCTGGCCTACAAGTTTCCGGGCGACATCTACGGCTACACCTTCCACCGGTTCCTGGAGACCGTAAACCTCAAGGGAAGCATTCTCAAGGCCCGCGCCATCGTGCTCAAGACGGTCGGGGCCGCCCTGACCATAGGGACGGGCGGCTCGGCAGGGGTGGAGGGGCCCATCGCCACCGTGGGAGGCACCATAGGGTCGGTCATGGGACAGTTTTTCAAGGTATCGGGAAACCGCCTCAAGCTCCTCGTCGCGGCCGGCTCGGCGGGGGCCATAGCGGCCACCTTCAACGCCCCCATAGCCGGGGTCATGTTCGCCATGGAAATCGTCCTGCTGGGCAACTACGAGCTCACCTCCTTCGCCGCCATCGTCATCTCTTCGGGCATCGCAACGGTGGTCTCCCGGGCGTACTACGGGGCGAACCCGGCCTTCGCGGTCCCCAAGTACAACCTGGTGAGCGCCTATGAGATACCCCTGTACATGGTCCTGGGCCTCGTGGTGGGCGTGCTGGCCGTTCTGTACATCAGGGTCTTTTACAAGGTCAAGGACGCGTTCCGGAACTCTCGCATCCCCCCGCTCGTAAGGCCGGTGGTGGGCGCCTTCATCGTGGGCTCGATAGGAGTGCTCTTTCCCCAAGTGCTGAGCGACGGCTATTCCTTCATCGAGCAGACCCTGGCGGGCAACGTAGCCGCGGCCACAATCATTGTGCTGGTGTTTTTGAAGATTCTGGCGACCTCGGTCACCCTGGGCTCCGGCGGCACGGGGGGAGTGTTCGCACCGGCCCTGTTCATAGGGGCCATGGCGGGAGGGGGATTCGGCTATGTGGTCCACTGGCTTTTCCCGCAGGTGACGGCCTCCTCGGGGGCTTACGCCACCGTGGGCCTCGGCGCCTTCCTGGCCGCCGCCACCCACGCCCCCCTGACGGGCATCTTTCTGCTTTTCGAAATGACCGGCAATTACCAGATCATCGTGCCCGTGATGATGTCCGCCATCATCGGCACCCTCCTGGCCCGCCGCATCGATGAGGATTCCATAGACACCGTGGAGCTGACGCGCCGCGGCATCAACATCCACGCGGGACAGGAAGTGGCCATCATGGGCCGCATAAAGGTGAAGGACGTGATGAACCGGGACGTGGTCCGCATCCGCGAGGACAAATCCCTCTCCGCGCTGGTCAACGTCATGGTCCAGCGGGAGCGCTTCTACATCCCCGTGGTGGACACCGGGGACAAGATGGTGGGCATCCTCTCCATCCAGGACGTCAGGCCCGTGCTTTTCGAGGAGAAAGTGAAGGGCATCGTCAAGGCCGGCGAGCTGGCCACGGAAGACGTCATCACCCTGAGGCCCGAGGACGACCTGAATACGGCCATGGAGAACTTCGCGGTGAAGGACATCGAGGAAATCCCCGTCGTCTCCGGGGACGACAGCCGCAAGGTGATCGGCATGCTCAGGCGCATGGACGTCATCGCGGCCTACAAGAAGGAGGTCCTCAAGAGGGAACGGGAGAAATTCTGA